A region of Fibrobacter succinogenes subsp. succinogenes S85 DNA encodes the following proteins:
- the mfd gene encoding transcription-repair coupling factor, whose protein sequence is MLTISEFLQENSFPAISLFENADNEAIHVNGASVPLASMMVANRFLKSPQNILVIAKDYRSAEVWVENLESMVGEEFVRFFPSLGLKPYEIKVPFEGVLEERLKFFRDVSHTEKPFVVVCPLDAFLMKLPEPGEIMRQVRTLRVGDQLEPSSLRPWFLDHGFVEQPMVSGVGEFSIRGCIVDVNCLLYPHPIRIEFYGDEIESIRAFDIFSQRSLEQMTHIEFFPMGEFTVPESVMAGEECSVESLWWHRPHHQRLVASLLDYMPRASLVFEELSLLSETASKMYGAFRGAYDEARVTDAGVAAPADIWFKIGELSRLFVGRASLDMTRVKVDDGNWHEMHMRPQDFTSNGTDAVAKEIEEFYDKGGRVYVMAQTLGGVNRLREIFDGLPIEDYFIGNLSEGFWLEDDNVAFLTESRILNRHANKARKHKIAGSVTNALMVESLNRGDLVAHEDHGIGRYLGLVRVEVNGGMVDCALLEYDGGDRLKFPVSDLQKIERLDRPEDIETKLDRLGSKTWENIKKRVKQKVIQIARDLVELYAKRELVEGFGFPPDGNMQKEFEDSFEYDPTPDQLRATADIKRDMESHRPMDRLICGDVGFGKTEVAMRAAFKCVSSNKQVAILVPTTILAAQHYENFCERFAAYPVKIALMNRYKSAKEKKEIFKEIAAGTVNIVIGTHALLSNKSEFKDLGLLIIDEEQKFGVKQKEKLRQLRLAVDTLSMSATPIPRSLHLSMTGVRDISLINTPPINRLPVETKLMQRDDEVLKNAILDELARGGQVFVVNDRVQTIYKLTEDIEAMAPEAKVAVAHGQMEDHELERVMDAFLSRKFDILVSTSIIESGLDVPNANTIIIMNAHHFGISQLYQMRGRVGRSSVLAKAFLVIPQRGEISQESMRRLKALEQFTDLGSGYQLAMRDLEIRGAGNLLGQEQHGFIAEVGFETYVRLVREAVEMLRGGALEKPIQPRVEIGVDAYLPEDYVEDGLTRISLYQRIARITTQADVQNIESELQDRFGPVPTPAKMLLLVTELGLLAGRLRIQGLALRKGVIVATFAETPSPDPRVLGEISSLCTCNMRYLGMSPLQAVFEVGRGTPVEMAKKTLEVFRAFANIQVQAATVRSADPLLKALGVGEPN, encoded by the coding sequence ATGCTTACCATTTCGGAATTCCTTCAAGAAAATTCGTTCCCTGCGATTTCGCTTTTTGAAAATGCTGATAACGAGGCCATTCACGTCAATGGCGCGTCAGTTCCGCTTGCCTCGATGATGGTCGCAAACCGCTTCTTGAAAAGCCCGCAGAACATTCTGGTGATTGCGAAGGATTACCGCAGTGCCGAAGTTTGGGTCGAGAATCTCGAAAGCATGGTGGGCGAGGAGTTTGTTCGCTTTTTCCCGTCGCTCGGCTTGAAACCTTACGAAATCAAGGTGCCGTTCGAGGGCGTGCTTGAAGAACGTCTGAAGTTCTTCCGCGATGTTTCGCATACCGAAAAGCCGTTTGTTGTTGTTTGTCCGCTTGATGCGTTCTTGATGAAACTCCCGGAACCGGGCGAAATTATGCGACAGGTGCGTACGCTCCGCGTCGGCGACCAGCTGGAGCCTTCGTCTTTACGCCCGTGGTTCTTGGACCATGGCTTTGTAGAACAGCCGATGGTGAGCGGCGTGGGCGAGTTTTCGATTCGCGGTTGCATCGTCGATGTGAACTGCTTGCTTTATCCGCACCCCATCCGTATTGAATTTTACGGTGACGAAATTGAATCTATCCGAGCATTCGATATTTTCTCGCAACGTTCGCTGGAGCAGATGACGCATATCGAGTTTTTCCCGATGGGTGAATTTACGGTGCCGGAATCGGTGATGGCGGGCGAGGAATGTTCTGTAGAATCACTTTGGTGGCATCGTCCGCATCACCAGCGTTTGGTGGCGAGCCTCTTGGATTACATGCCGCGAGCATCGCTTGTCTTTGAAGAACTTTCGTTGCTTTCGGAAACGGCTTCGAAGATGTATGGTGCGTTCCGCGGTGCTTATGACGAAGCTCGCGTGACGGATGCGGGGGTAGCTGCTCCTGCGGATATTTGGTTTAAAATAGGTGAGCTTTCGCGTTTGTTTGTAGGTCGTGCATCACTTGATATGACTCGTGTCAAAGTTGATGATGGCAATTGGCACGAAATGCACATGCGTCCGCAAGATTTTACTTCGAATGGCACGGATGCAGTCGCCAAAGAAATTGAAGAATTTTATGATAAGGGCGGTCGCGTTTATGTGATGGCGCAGACGCTTGGCGGCGTGAACCGCTTGCGTGAAATTTTTGATGGCTTACCCATCGAAGATTATTTTATCGGAAACTTGAGCGAAGGCTTTTGGCTCGAAGACGATAATGTCGCGTTCCTCACGGAATCGAGAATTTTAAACCGTCATGCGAATAAAGCTCGCAAGCACAAGATTGCGGGATCGGTGACGAATGCGTTGATGGTGGAATCGCTCAATCGCGGTGACCTCGTGGCGCACGAAGACCACGGCATTGGCCGTTATTTGGGTCTTGTTCGTGTGGAAGTCAATGGTGGTATGGTCGACTGCGCGTTGCTGGAATACGATGGCGGAGATCGCCTGAAGTTCCCCGTGTCGGACCTGCAAAAGATTGAACGCCTCGACCGTCCGGAAGATATTGAGACAAAGCTCGACCGTCTCGGCAGCAAAACTTGGGAAAACATCAAGAAGCGCGTCAAGCAGAAGGTCATCCAGATTGCACGTGACCTCGTGGAACTTTATGCCAAGCGCGAACTCGTCGAAGGTTTCGGTTTCCCGCCTGATGGCAACATGCAAAAGGAATTCGAGGATTCGTTCGAATACGATCCGACGCCAGACCAGCTCCGTGCCACGGCCGATATTAAGCGTGATATGGAAAGCCATCGCCCGATGGACCGCTTGATTTGCGGTGACGTGGGCTTTGGAAAGACCGAAGTTGCCATGCGTGCGGCGTTCAAGTGCGTGTCGTCGAACAAGCAGGTCGCCATTCTCGTGCCGACGACGATTCTTGCGGCACAACATTACGAAAACTTCTGCGAACGCTTTGCCGCTTACCCGGTCAAGATTGCGCTCATGAACCGCTACAAGAGCGCCAAGGAAAAGAAGGAAATCTTCAAGGAAATCGCGGCTGGTACGGTGAACATCGTCATCGGAACGCATGCGCTTTTGTCGAACAAGAGCGAGTTTAAGGACTTGGGACTTTTGATTATCGACGAAGAGCAAAAGTTTGGCGTGAAGCAAAAGGAAAAATTGCGCCAGCTTCGCCTTGCTGTTGATACGCTCAGCATGAGTGCGACTCCGATTCCGCGTTCGTTGCACTTGAGCATGACGGGCGTTCGCGATATTTCGCTTATCAATACACCACCGATTAACCGCTTGCCGGTCGAAACGAAGCTGATGCAGCGCGATGATGAAGTCTTGAAGAATGCGATTCTAGATGAACTCGCTCGTGGCGGCCAGGTGTTCGTGGTGAATGACCGCGTGCAGACAATTTACAAGCTCACCGAAGATATCGAAGCGATGGCGCCCGAAGCGAAAGTCGCTGTGGCTCATGGTCAAATGGAAGACCACGAGCTTGAACGCGTGATGGATGCATTCCTTTCGCGCAAGTTCGATATTCTCGTGAGCACGAGCATTATTGAATCTGGCTTGGATGTGCCAAATGCGAACACGATTATCATCATGAACGCGCACCACTTTGGCATTAGCCAGCTTTACCAGATGCGTGGCCGCGTGGGCCGTAGTAGCGTCTTGGCAAAGGCTTTCCTCGTCATTCCACAGCGTGGTGAAATCTCGCAGGAATCTATGCGTCGCCTCAAGGCTTTGGAACAGTTTACTGACCTCGGTAGTGGCTACCAGCTCGCTATGCGCGACCTCGAAATTCGCGGGGCGGGCAACTTGCTCGGTCAGGAACAGCACGGCTTTATTGCTGAAGTCGGCTTTGAAACTTATGTGCGCTTGGTGCGTGAAGCGGTTGAAATGCTGCGCGGTGGTGCTCTCGAAAAGCCGATTCAGCCGCGTGTGGAAATCGGTGTGGATGCTTACCTTCCCGAAGATTACGTGGAAGACGGTCTCACGAGAATTTCGCTGTACCAGCGCATTGCTCGAATCACGACGCAGGCGGATGTGCAGAACATCGAAAGCGAATTGCAGGACCGCTTTGGCCCTGTGCCGACACCGGCGAAGATGCTTTTGCTTGTGACCGAACTTGGGCTTTTGGCTGGCCGTTTGCGTATCCAAGGACTTGCGCTTCGCAAGGGTGTTATCGTTGCGACATTTGCTGAAACGCCGTCGCCGGACCCGCGCGTGCTTGGCGAAATCAGCAGCCTCTGCACTTGCAACATGCGTTATTTGGGCATGTCACCGCTACAGGCTGTGTTCGAAGTCGGGCGCGGGACTCCCGTGGAAATGGCAAAAAAGACGCTCGAAGTGTTCCGAGCGTTTGCAAATATCCAAGTTCAGGCGGCGACCGTCCGGTCGGCGGATCCTTTACTCAAGGCTCTTGGCGTAGGCGAGCCGAACTGA
- a CDS encoding TatD family hydrolase, whose amino-acid sequence MFDFHIHLARLPQKKQLAQLLLDRNYDFIAVSCEPWEWEEVSQLKKEFSTEIKPFKVTYGIHPMIATQATRETLDQLRTRLEEDPLAMVGEAGIDKRYPGYNDGPQDQIFLAQAGLALELKRDLQIHCVGDYMHVLKLLEEAGFKAAQGQDTPSRETPRPIFHRFGGDANFVKKALPFGALFSLHEDSFRKKSTAAAIKLIPESNVFFETDADESFLEPAELLEELEGRLESVRLAYAKSLE is encoded by the coding sequence GCTTTTAGACCGCAATTATGACTTTATTGCGGTTTCTTGCGAACCCTGGGAATGGGAAGAAGTCTCGCAGCTGAAAAAAGAGTTTTCGACCGAAATCAAGCCTTTTAAAGTGACCTACGGGATCCACCCGATGATAGCAACGCAGGCAACTCGCGAAACTTTAGACCAACTGCGCACCCGTTTAGAAGAAGATCCGCTTGCCATGGTCGGCGAAGCGGGTATCGACAAGCGCTATCCGGGTTACAACGACGGCCCCCAAGACCAGATTTTTTTGGCGCAAGCCGGACTTGCATTGGAACTCAAGCGGGATTTGCAAATACACTGCGTTGGCGACTATATGCACGTGTTGAAACTTTTGGAAGAGGCTGGTTTTAAGGCGGCGCAAGGACAAGACACGCCGTCTCGAGAAACGCCGCGCCCGATTTTCCACCGCTTTGGTGGTGATGCGAATTTTGTGAAAAAAGCCCTCCCCTTTGGAGCGCTCTTTTCACTGCACGAGGATAGCTTCCGCAAAAAATCGACCGCAGCCGCAATCAAGCTCATTCCCGAAAGCAACGTGTTCTTCGAGACCGATGCCGATGAATCTTTCCTCGAGCCTGCAGAGCTTCTTGAAGAACTTGAAGGCCGCTTGGAATCAGTTCGGCTCGCCTACGCCAAGAGCCTTGAGTAA